Sequence from the Deltaproteobacteria bacterium genome:
ACCGATGTTCACCGCCGGCTCCGGCGCCGGCTGTTCGAAGTGCTCGTAGCGCCCGACAAGGTAGAACCTCGGGAGCACTTCCGCCACCGGCTGCACGTAGAGGCCCCACTGGCGGCCCGCGCCGCGGGCCGGCTCTTGGAAGGCGAACTCGCCCATCACCTCGAACGGGCCGCGCTGCCAGAGCGCGTCTACGCCGGTCAGGTGGCGCCAGCCGCCGCCGTCTCCGGCCGCAGCTCCGCCTCGGTCCGCCGCTTCGCCCTCTTCGGGCAGAACGCGAGGCGCGGTGAACGCCAGGTACGAGCCGCCGACCGACCATCCCCCGAGGCTCGCGTATTCCAGGCGACCCCCGACGCTACGATCCACGGGCTGCGGTTCGGGCTCGGCGCTGAACTGGTCGATGACCTGCCCGTACACCGAGTAGGTGAGCGTGCCGGTGCGCGGGAAGACGGAGCCAAAGAGCATCACCCCGGTGGTGAACGGATCGAAGGGCAGCTCGGTGACCAATGGCCGGGACGTCGTCCACACCAGCGGCCGGGCGTAGATGAGGTTCCAGCGCCCGACGGGGGTGAGGAACTTGCCGACCCGCAGGTTGAGCCAGTCGAGCGCTGCCACGTCGCCGTACAGACGCGGGGTGACGAAGGTCCGGCGGGGTTCGGCGGGTTCGTCCTGGTCGACCACGTCGAGCTCCGAGAAGAGGTGCAGCCGCGGTGTCGGATCCCAGATGAAGAAGAGGCCCGCGTCCTCGACGGTGAATCTCGCGGGGCCACCCTCGTCGCGGGTCAGGTCCGTGGCGACGTAGCCGCCCAGGGTCAGCCCCGTGTCGCCAACGCGCAGGCCGCGGCCGGGCGTGTAGCGAAGGTCACCGACGCGCGTCGGCAGCGACATGACCGGCGTGTCGGCGCCGGGCGACGGCGGGTACGCGTCGGCCGCGGCCACCGGTGAGGCTCGCGTGAGGAGGACCAGCGCGGCCAGCACTGCGCCGCACGTTCGGGCGGCCTTGAATGCTCGGGCGGGCAACGACGGCCGCACCTGGGCGCGCCCGCACGTCATGCGGGACGTCATGATCGTCCCCGTCTCTGCGCCCCGTTCATCGCCGGGGAGACACAGCAAGGCCCTTGCCGGCCCGCGCCCGCTCGACGGGCGACAGACCGGCATCGGGCGCGGCGAGGCCTGCAATTCGGTGCAACCGGCCGCCAGGGACCGTGCAGAAAGTTGCAGGCGCCGGGCGCAGACCCTGTAGTGCTTGCGCTTGTGTCAGAGCGTGCGCTCACCGAGGCCGAGCAGCCGGGCTGACCATGGGAACACACCTCCAGCTCGGAATCGTCGCATCACCGCACGCGTGACCTACTTGCAAATTCTTGCAGGATGCTCGCCCCGCGCATGGCGCCTGCCACTCGAGACGAGGCGGACAGCTCCCTGGCATAGGACGTGCACCGCTCCCGCACCATGCGCGAGGCTCACTCGAGCTTGAGCACGACCCGCACGGAGTCGTCGACCTCGCTCAAGTCGATGTAGCCGATGGCGTTCCGATCCGTGGCCACATACCGCTTGACGGCGATGCAGGACGACAGCACCGTCGGCGGGAACACCCCGTCGAAGTACTTGTGGTTCCAGTACTCCTCGAGCTGCGCTGGATCGGCGCGCAGGACCCGGCGTGAGAAGGCCGCACGCGCGGCGGTCCCGGGCTCGCGGTTGAGCGCCACGATCGGCGCCCCGTCGTCCCAGAAGCGGCGCTTGCGCAGGAAGATGTGCGCCACGTCCTCGATGCCGAGCGCGGCGGTGCGCGCGGGGTGCACGACGATCGCCAGCGCGCGCTCCTCCGGGACGGCGGGCGCTGGCATGAGCAACGCCATCGCGGTGCAGAGGAGTATGCTGGCCCGCCGCATCTCAGAAGAGGATGGTGAAGGACGACTTGACGCCGGGCGGGGACTCCTCGGCGCGCCGATCGGCGAACAGGTACTCGCCCTTGAGCACGACGAACGGCCAGGGCTTGTAGGCGAGGCCGAGGACGCCGAGGTTGACCACCGGCTCCGGGGCCGGGTGATCGTAGTATTCGTAACGTTGGATCAGGTAGACCCTCCGGACCACCTCCTCGACCGCCTGCAGGTAGAGACCCCACTGCCGGCCCGGGCCGCGTGCCGGCTCCTGGAAGGCGAACTCGCCCATCAGCTCGAACGGGCCGCGCTGCCAGAGCGTGTCGAGGCCGGTCAGGTGGCGCCAGCCGCCCTGGTCTCCGGCCGCAGCTGCACCTCGTTCGGGTGCTTCGCGCTCACCGGGCAGCGCGGTGAACGCCAGGTACGATCCGCCGACCGACCATCCCCCGAGGCTCGCGTACTCGAGGCGAGCGCCGACGGCACGGTCCTGGGCCTGGGGGGGCGGCTCGACGTCGAAGTTGTTCGTGAACTGCCCGTACAGCGAATAGGTGAGCGTGCCGGTGCGCGGGAAGCGGGAGCCAAAGAGCATCGCCCCGGTGACGTATGGATCGAAGGGCAGCTCGGTCGCCAGCGGCCGCGACGTCGTCCACACCAGCGGCCGGGCGTGGATCTGGTTCCAGCGCCCGACCGGAGTGAGGAACTTGCCGACCCGCAGGTTGAGCCAGTCGTACCCCGCGAAGTCGCCGAACAGCCGATCGGTGAGGAAGTTCCGGCGTTCCTCGTGGGGGTCCTCCTGGTCGATCGTGTCGATCTCCGAGAAGAGGTGCACGCGCGCCAGCGGATCCCAGATGACGAAGAGGTCCAGGCTCTCGACCCTCAGGGTCGTCGGGCCACCTTCCTCGTGGACAAGGTCAACCGCGCCGTAGCCGGCCAGGGTCAGGCGGGTGTCACCGACGCGCAGGCCGCGGCCGGGCGTGTAGCCCACGTCGCCGATAGGCGTCGGCAGAGCCAGCGCAGGGGGCCTGTCGGCGCCGGGCGGGTACGGGCCCGCCGCGGCCGTCGGTGAGGTCCACGTGAGGAGGACCACGGCGGCCAGCATCGCGCGGCGCGCCCGCGCGGCCTTGACTGTGCGAGGCGCCTCGCGCATCAGACGTGGGACCGACGAGGAAACGCACCCTACGCCACGGGTTGGGGGCGTGCAAGAGAGAATGCCCAGGTTCTCACTGCGCTCGCTGCGCGCCAAGCTGCAGATCTTCTCGCTGGCGCTGGTCATCGTCCCGGGGGTGCTCTTCGCCCTGATCGCGCTCGCACGCGCGCGCGAAGCGCTCGAGCGCGCCGTCGGCCAGCAGCTCGGGGAAGTGGCGCACGAGACGCTCGACGAGCTGGCCGCCGCCCTCGCCGGCGAGCGAAACGACGTCCGCGCCTGGGCGCGCCAGGACGTCATGCGGGACGTCGTCATCGGCGACCTGGACAAGCGGGCCTCGCGCTTTCTGCGCTCGCTCGTCGACGGCGGCGCGCCGTTCCTCGAGCTCCTCTGCATCGACCGCGATGGCCGGGTGGTAGCGGCCACCGACCCGCGCTCGCTCGGCCAGATGCTCGGGGAACGCGACTGGGCCCACACCGCCCTGCGGGGCGAGGAGTTCCTGAGCGGGCCGATCCCCGCGTCGGACCGCGTACCTGCCGCGGTGGAGATCGCTGCGCCGATTCGCCTCCCCGAGACCGGCGCGGTGATCGGCGCCGTGCTCGGACTCTACGACTGGCAGGACGTGATCGCGCTGGCCACCCGCATTCGCCGGACCCTGGCGCCGCACGGGCTCCGGGTGGACGTGCTGCTGCTCGACCGGAGCGGCACGGTGATCGGCGAGTCGTGGCGCGAGGACGTCGACGGGCAGGCGGCGGAGGAGCTGCGCGCCGCCGGCGCACGGATCGTGCAGCGCTTTGCCACGAGCCCGCGGCGAGGGTACGTGAGCGAGGCGCAGGCGGGTGCCCTCGTCGGCTTCGCGGGCACCGACGACCCCAAGCTCGGCTGGGCGACGCTGGTCATGGAGCCGCTCGCCGCGGCGTTCGCCCCGGTGCGCGACATGGAGCGCCGGCTCGCCGTGGCGCTGGCGGGCGTGCTGCTCGCCGCGCTCGCCGTCGCCACCTTCCTCGCCCGGCGGATGAGCCGCCCGCTGCGCGCCCTGACGCTGGCGACGCAGGAGGTTGCCCACGGGGGCGAGCCGCGCCGCCCCGTCGAGGTCCGCTCGCGCGACGAGATCGGGCAGCTGGCGGCCGCCTTCAACACCATGACGGCCGAGCTGAAATGCGCCCAGGACGACCTCCTGACGGCCTCCAAGTTCGCCTTCGTCGGCGAGGTGGCGGCCGGCGTGGCGCACGAGGTGCGCACGCCGCTCGGCATCCTGCGCAGCTCGGCGCAGATCCTCGCCCGCTCGGTGCCGGCCGCCGATCCCGAGGGCGCCGAGCTGGTGCAGATGATCATCGAGGAGGTGGACCGGCTCGACCGCGTGGTGGGCGGGCTGCTCGAGCTGGCGCGGCCGCGCGAGCCGCTTGTCGAGCCGACGCCGCTGGCGCCGCTGCTGGCGCGCGCGCTCGACTTCGCCGACGGGCAGGCGCGCGAGAAGAACATCAGCATCGAGCGCGTCCTCGCCGCAGATTCCTGCCCGGCCCGCTGCGACCCGGAGCAGATCTACCAGGTGGCTCTCAACCTGATCGTCAACGCGCTCCAGATGGTGCCCGGTGGCGGTCGCATCACCGTGCGCACCCTCCCGCGTCACGACGGGCACGTCGGCTTCGAGGTGATCGACGACGGCCCGGGCATCCCCCCCGACGCCCGGGAGCAAGTCTTCACGCCCTTCTTCACCCTCCGCGAGGGCGGCACGGGCCTCGGGCTCGCCCTCGTCCAGCGCGTGGTCCGGGCGCACCACGGCACGGTGTCGGTGGACAGCACGGTGGGAGGGGGCGCCACCTTCCGTGTCGTGCTGCCGGCC
This genomic interval carries:
- a CDS encoding phosphate ABC transporter substrate-binding protein encodes the protein MPAPAVPEERALAIVVHPARTAALGIEDVAHIFLRKRRFWDDGAPIVALNREPGTAARAAFSRRVLRADPAQLEEYWNHKYFDGVFPPTVLSSCIAVKRYVATDRNAIGYIDLSEVDDSVRVVLKLE
- a CDS encoding HAMP domain-containing protein, whose product is MPRFSLRSLRAKLQIFSLALVIVPGVLFALIALARAREALERAVGQQLGEVAHETLDELAAALAGERNDVRAWARQDVMRDVVIGDLDKRASRFLRSLVDGGAPFLELLCIDRDGRVVAATDPRSLGQMLGERDWAHTALRGEEFLSGPIPASDRVPAAVEIAAPIRLPETGAVIGAVLGLYDWQDVIALATRIRRTLAPHGLRVDVLLLDRSGTVIGESWREDVDGQAAEELRAAGARIVQRFATSPRRGYVSEAQAGALVGFAGTDDPKLGWATLVMEPLAAAFAPVRDMERRLAVALAGVLLAALAVATFLARRMSRPLRALTLATQEVAHGGEPRRPVEVRSRDEIGQLAAAFNTMTAELKCAQDDLLTASKFAFVGEVAAGVAHEVRTPLGILRSSAQILARSVPAADPEGAELVQMIIEEVDRLDRVVGGLLELARPREPLVEPTPLAPLLARALDFADGQAREKNISIERVLAADSCPARCDPEQIYQVALNLIVNALQMVPGGGRITVRTLPRHDGHVGFEVIDDGPGIPPDAREQVFTPFFTLREGGTGLGLALVQRVVRAHHGTVSVDSTVGGGATFRVVLPAA